From Novipirellula artificiosorum, the proteins below share one genomic window:
- a CDS encoding ion transporter, producing the protein MSPPTVSTQRRRLTQRPDSPPWRVHMYDVIFEADTHAGRWFDIGLLLAILASIFFVSLETVDGYADNDWIQVAEWALTILFTIEYVLRLVCSRRPLRYALSFWGIIDLLSIAPGYLTLLIGSSSSALLTLRSIRLLRVFRVMKLWRMMNEANELSTAIWRARNKIVVFLSVVLVAVTISGSLMYHVETLMFNVDPEKKINTESDFTSIPQAMYWATVTMTTVGYGDVVPKTVIGKIISAALILLGYSLIIVPTGFVSAEMINAKGTMADDRTGCPICEATGHRSEAHYCYRCGSRMS; encoded by the coding sequence ATGTCGCCACCTACCGTCTCGACCCAGCGTCGTCGACTGACACAGCGACCGGACTCGCCACCGTGGCGAGTCCACATGTACGATGTCATCTTTGAAGCCGACACGCATGCCGGACGCTGGTTCGACATTGGATTGCTCCTTGCGATTCTTGCCAGCATCTTTTTCGTTTCCCTCGAAACGGTTGATGGTTACGCCGACAATGACTGGATCCAAGTGGCCGAGTGGGCACTGACGATTCTGTTCACCATTGAATACGTCCTCCGCTTAGTCTGCTCGCGCCGCCCCCTTCGTTACGCCCTCAGCTTTTGGGGGATCATCGATTTGCTTAGCATCGCGCCAGGCTACTTGACGCTCTTGATTGGCAGTTCTTCCAGCGCCTTGCTGACACTCCGCAGTATCCGATTGTTGCGCGTTTTTCGCGTCATGAAGCTGTGGCGGATGATGAACGAGGCGAACGAGTTATCAACGGCGATTTGGCGAGCACGCAACAAGATCGTCGTCTTCTTGTCGGTCGTTCTCGTTGCGGTGACGATCAGCGGTTCGTTAATGTATCACGTCGAAACGTTGATGTTTAACGTCGACCCTGAAAAAAAAATCAACACCGAAAGCGATTTCACGTCCATTCCGCAAGCGATGTATTGGGCGACCGTGACGATGACCACTGTTGGCTATGGCGATGTCGTTCCGAAAACCGTGATCGGAAAAATCATTTCCGCAGCCCTGATCTTGCTCGGCTACAGCTTGATTATCGTGCCAACGGGATTCGTGAGTGCCGAAATGATCAACGCGAAAGGTACCATGGCGGACGACCGCACCGGCTGTCCCATTTGCGAAGCGACGGGGCATCGAAGCGAAGCACATTACTGCTATCGTTGTGGTTCGAGGATGTCGTAA
- a CDS encoding secretin N-terminal domain-containing protein has protein sequence MRRLIYCTLTLALSLSTVASNAWAQGSSKPELRKLNVPAAQSRGLATRLSLMYRDIDGVKISSDLKNGQLLVMAPEAAQQRIAKDVVSLLQSGEIQQASAIGPVQIQLRSISWREFEDGLKKLAGTPLPITTSQNGERASFQLNAIPLTGTTIEVDRRNNLVTVTAPNSTQDGWRQIIGTLDEPPTKLTEVTELLRLENAEPAPVQRAIQVLGQLDARKLLPVDANQGFRNALFQQDAGAAPSVEGGDSSAAANNEGGGFEDGTGADPAEGGSGVIGDTQIQFVPELGTIIIKGAKRDVQRVMDVIREIEKQSEVTQPDIEVIEMKYADSNAVAELLTQLYDDVLSARQGAVSITALDTPNALLLIGRSEAINSVRDLIAKVDIPIDESSRLRIFRLQYTSAADAEESIREFFTALPGSDDDPRPALGPRVRITADYRTNSLIISAAPRDMAEVTRLINELDVQQHSAKSEIKIFPLSNAIAEDLAPVIQEAISGESEVDGDGNMTTPSTTISIVPLGDNGNQILDSGILAGAVVTADTNANSIVVRAPAASMPLISELIRQLDIAPGIASLVKVFTIENGDATQLTAALQDLFGDDAATGGTSVGAGNLTGLPSSTASGDSSLVPLRFSTDQRTNSIIASGSADDLEVAESILLRLDTTGFSERITEVIWMRHSDAANIATAVSDYVTQRSTRLNSITQFQQGGLGPFDLPDRDLIAIAEPISNSLLLSVSPRLYEDVRRLIDKLDRRRPMVLMKVLLAEVRLGDEFEIGGEVGLQDSLMFDRGIATGSIATNNPQSVPGFTYNGNGTPNVNSFGQESLAGRGLSSFGVGSTNSSLGYGGFVLSAASESVSLLLRTLQDAQRLQILSRPQIMTMDNTEGFVQVGRQIARVTGVINNGVAGTQVVTEDIEVGLIMEVRPRVGADGLIIMDINATRSARDDNNGTVVPTGDGGTVTIDDILRTTAQSTVAAYSGQTVIFGGLIQKTRVATSRRVPYLADIPVLGYFFKYDREGEERTEMLVILTPMVINGEEDLDYVKASESSRMSWCLADIVEMHGDVGLSGGYGLWGPAVGGTIYPDMQPTIDDFQKHSDSGDRRYYPDTDAADVFCPDADSVMISDDAHSEGLIQTAPAMINQGASSLSEGAIYGSTLLPEQQSTQMVPLEATSSPNAMYLDTGAGVNGATDGRVTPSMSEPISNPYSESIPQDALSIPRSTQPLSPGFQEGASRAPVTPSTNVSRQVSWQNANSVSQPAASFPTRLGASGQKPTTQSQNSTTQPIPSIFPQAWIR, from the coding sequence ATGCGGCGTTTGATATACTGCACTTTGACCCTGGCGTTGTCGCTTTCCACAGTCGCTAGCAATGCGTGGGCTCAAGGTTCATCGAAACCGGAATTACGCAAATTAAACGTACCGGCGGCTCAAAGCCGCGGGCTGGCCACTCGGCTCAGCTTGATGTATCGCGACATTGATGGCGTCAAGATCTCTTCGGATCTGAAGAACGGCCAGTTGCTCGTGATGGCTCCCGAGGCGGCTCAGCAACGAATTGCGAAAGACGTCGTCTCGTTGCTTCAATCCGGTGAAATCCAACAAGCTTCAGCGATCGGGCCGGTTCAAATCCAGCTACGAAGCATCAGTTGGCGAGAGTTCGAGGACGGCTTGAAAAAGCTGGCCGGTACGCCCTTGCCGATCACCACCAGCCAGAATGGCGAACGTGCGTCGTTCCAACTCAACGCCATCCCGTTGACGGGGACCACGATCGAAGTCGATCGTAGAAACAACTTGGTCACGGTCACGGCGCCGAACTCCACGCAGGACGGATGGCGTCAAATCATCGGGACGCTCGACGAGCCACCAACGAAGCTGACAGAAGTGACGGAGCTGTTGCGGCTGGAAAACGCCGAGCCCGCTCCGGTGCAACGAGCGATTCAAGTCTTGGGCCAACTCGACGCGCGGAAGCTTTTGCCGGTCGATGCGAATCAAGGATTCCGCAACGCCTTGTTTCAACAAGACGCCGGTGCTGCACCCTCGGTCGAAGGTGGAGATTCGTCTGCCGCTGCGAACAACGAAGGTGGCGGTTTCGAGGACGGCACAGGTGCGGACCCCGCCGAGGGCGGTTCGGGCGTGATCGGAGACACCCAAATCCAATTCGTTCCTGAACTGGGAACGATCATCATCAAAGGGGCCAAACGCGACGTCCAACGCGTGATGGATGTGATCCGCGAAATCGAGAAACAAAGCGAGGTCACTCAGCCCGATATCGAAGTGATTGAGATGAAGTACGCGGATAGCAACGCGGTCGCAGAGCTACTCACGCAGCTTTACGACGATGTGTTGTCCGCTCGACAAGGTGCCGTCAGCATCACCGCGCTCGACACGCCCAATGCACTGCTTCTCATCGGACGCAGTGAAGCGATCAACAGCGTCCGCGACTTGATTGCGAAGGTCGACATCCCGATTGACGAGTCGAGTCGACTGCGGATCTTTCGATTGCAATATACCTCAGCAGCCGATGCCGAGGAGAGCATTCGCGAGTTCTTTACCGCGTTGCCGGGCTCCGACGATGATCCCCGCCCCGCCCTTGGGCCTCGAGTGCGGATCACGGCCGACTATCGAACCAATTCGCTAATCATCAGTGCTGCACCTCGGGACATGGCCGAAGTCACTCGATTGATCAATGAGTTGGACGTTCAACAGCATTCCGCCAAGAGCGAAATCAAGATTTTCCCGCTCAGCAATGCCATTGCCGAAGACCTGGCACCCGTGATTCAAGAAGCGATCAGCGGTGAAAGTGAAGTGGATGGTGATGGAAACATGACAACGCCTTCGACCACCATTTCGATCGTCCCGCTCGGCGACAATGGAAACCAGATTCTTGACTCAGGGATTCTGGCGGGAGCGGTTGTGACCGCCGATACGAATGCAAACTCGATCGTCGTTCGGGCACCGGCCGCCAGCATGCCATTGATCAGCGAGTTGATTCGCCAGTTGGACATTGCCCCAGGAATCGCCTCGTTGGTGAAAGTTTTCACGATCGAGAATGGAGACGCCACTCAGTTGACTGCGGCCTTACAGGATTTGTTTGGAGACGACGCGGCAACCGGTGGGACGAGCGTTGGTGCAGGCAACTTGACCGGCTTGCCGTCCTCGACCGCCTCGGGTGACTCTTCGCTGGTCCCGCTACGGTTCAGCACCGATCAACGGACCAACAGCATTATTGCCAGCGGTTCGGCGGACGATTTGGAAGTCGCCGAGAGCATCTTGCTGCGTCTCGATACTACTGGTTTTTCCGAACGGATTACCGAAGTGATCTGGATGCGACACAGTGATGCTGCAAATATCGCAACAGCGGTGAGCGACTATGTGACACAGCGATCGACACGATTGAACTCGATCACACAGTTTCAACAAGGCGGGTTAGGGCCCTTCGACTTGCCCGACCGTGACCTGATCGCAATCGCGGAACCGATCAGCAACAGTTTGCTGCTCAGTGTTTCACCTCGGTTGTATGAAGACGTGCGACGATTGATCGACAAGCTAGATCGCCGCCGTCCGATGGTCTTGATGAAAGTGTTGTTGGCCGAAGTACGACTCGGCGACGAATTCGAAATCGGTGGCGAAGTGGGTTTGCAAGACTCGTTAATGTTTGACCGGGGCATTGCAACCGGATCGATCGCCACCAATAACCCTCAATCGGTTCCCGGCTTCACCTACAACGGTAATGGAACGCCAAATGTCAACTCGTTCGGTCAAGAAAGCTTGGCGGGACGCGGGTTGAGTAGTTTCGGCGTGGGATCGACCAATAGCTCACTGGGTTATGGTGGGTTTGTGTTGAGTGCCGCCAGTGAATCGGTCAGCTTGTTGCTGAGAACGCTTCAAGATGCACAACGGCTGCAGATCCTCAGTCGTCCTCAGATCATGACGATGGACAACACCGAAGGCTTTGTTCAAGTAGGACGCCAAATCGCACGAGTGACCGGTGTGATCAACAACGGCGTTGCTGGAACTCAGGTGGTCACCGAAGATATCGAAGTCGGCTTGATCATGGAGGTCCGGCCCCGCGTTGGTGCAGATGGCTTGATCATTATGGACATCAATGCCACCCGCTCGGCCCGTGATGACAACAACGGTACGGTGGTTCCAACCGGAGACGGGGGAACCGTGACCATCGACGACATTCTGCGAACCACCGCGCAATCGACCGTTGCCGCCTACAGCGGACAAACCGTCATTTTTGGTGGTTTGATCCAAAAGACTCGCGTCGCGACAAGTCGCCGCGTGCCTTACTTGGCCGACATCCCCGTACTCGGCTACTTCTTCAAGTACGACCGAGAAGGTGAAGAACGAACCGAGATGCTGGTGATCCTCACTCCGATGGTGATCAACGGCGAAGAAGACCTCGATTATGTCAAAGCCTCCGAATCGAGCCGAATGAGTTGGTGTCTGGCGGATATTGTCGAAATGCACGGCGACGTCGGCCTGAGCGGTGGCTACGGTTTGTGGGGACCTGCGGTCGGTGGAACGATCTATCCCGACATGCAGCCTACGATCGACGACTTCCAAAAACACTCCGATTCGGGCGACCGACGGTATTATCCCGACACAGATGCAGCAGACGTGTTTTGCCCCGATGCGGATTCCGTGATGATCTCCGACGATGCTCACAGCGAGGGCTTGATCCAGACGGCACCCGCGATGATCAATCAGGGCGCCTCCTCCTTGTCCGAAGGTGCGATCTATGGATCTACCTTATTGCCAGAGCAGCAAAGCACGCAGATGGTGCCGCTTGAAGCGACGTCGTCGCCCAACGCGATGTACCTGGACACGGGTGCTGGGGTCAACGGAGCGACCGATGGCCGAGTCACGCCATCGATGTCGGAACCCATCTCGAATCCTTATTCGGAATCGATCCCGCAAGATGCGTTATCGATTCCAAGATCCACACAACCCCTCTCACCAGGGTTCCAAGAGGGTGCGTCGCGAGCCCCGGTGACGCCGTCGACCAACGTGTCACGTCAAGTCAGTTGGCAAAATGCGAATAGTGTGTCCCAGCCGGCCGCATCCTTCCCAACACGACTCGGCGCGTCGGGCCAAAAACCGACGACGCAATCCCAGAACTCCACTACACAACCGATTCCGAGTATTTTCCCGCAAGCATGGATTCGCTGA
- a CDS encoding phosphatase PAP2 family protein: MRNRDHSKLRPKLSMFGGADADELAPFRTTSLVWIAGIALLSVPMLTLVDVPVGRWFANTHLSREVGDLLNLTSFFSHGTGIFLILLCILLMAPRSRRYISRLAVLAMGAGAVATLVKMFVLRERPGCMNLDIASYDVAWRWVFDWTLDRVAAFDSSTRAFPSGNMATATAFAVGLWAVLPRGRVLFAIFLVGVMLQRMFSGAHYLSDVCGGAAFGLSWAYVCFHPKLLGSLFDRMESERRVRKPEIHHEDEVIEGDREPSQDDADGKVAA, from the coding sequence ATGCGAAATCGTGATCATTCGAAGTTGCGACCCAAGCTATCAATGTTTGGTGGCGCCGATGCGGACGAACTTGCTCCGTTTCGCACCACCAGTTTGGTCTGGATCGCGGGCATTGCGTTGCTCAGCGTCCCGATGTTGACGCTCGTCGATGTTCCGGTTGGTCGCTGGTTTGCCAATACGCACCTGTCTCGCGAAGTGGGTGATCTGCTCAATCTCACCAGCTTTTTTTCTCACGGGACCGGGATTTTTTTGATCCTGTTGTGCATCTTGTTGATGGCGCCGCGAAGTCGTCGTTACATCTCGCGGCTTGCCGTGTTGGCGATGGGTGCCGGGGCGGTTGCGACGCTCGTCAAGATGTTTGTTCTGCGGGAGCGACCGGGATGCATGAATTTGGACATTGCCTCGTACGATGTTGCGTGGCGGTGGGTGTTCGATTGGACCCTCGATCGTGTGGCTGCGTTTGATTCAAGTACGCGAGCGTTTCCGAGTGGGAACATGGCGACGGCGACGGCCTTTGCCGTGGGGCTGTGGGCCGTGTTGCCGCGAGGCCGGGTGCTGTTCGCCATCTTCCTTGTCGGCGTGATGTTACAACGCATGTTTTCCGGTGCCCACTATCTCAGCGACGTCTGTGGCGGAGCTGCCTTTGGGCTCAGCTGGGCCTACGTCTGTTTCCATCCCAAGCTGCTCGGCAGCCTGTTTGACCGCATGGAATCGGAGCGAAGGGTACGAAAACCCGAGATTCACCATGAAGACGAGGTAATCGAAGGGGATCGCGAACCGAGCCAGGACGACGCAGACGGCAAAGTCGCCGCCTAG
- a CDS encoding SUMF1/EgtB/PvdO family nonheme iron enzyme has protein sequence MKLRLILLGCWLGCFTIALTITTSADALAAGSYASQGRRINRSVAACEKLRLAVTDLSLQFGERYPDAESYLARLHSIEARLASEPRQAADELESLRREALMANPLLDCRVIVVKRRANHPIKGIAIPAPHETNSGLPREGYDNEVLVVDLKAPIENATRLLKPEDGGYVGELDLHFDADRILLTRSDRESWKLWEMDLDGSHLHQVSQTPPDVDCFDGCYVPDGGIVFASTASYQSVPCWHGKMPTGNLYRMNPDGTGMRQLCFDQDVDAHPVVLNDGQVMFSRWDYTGVNHIFQRELMVMNPDGTGQRAVYGSNSYFPNSLFFPRPLPGPANRLVSILSGYHGVPRMGWLVMLDPSRGWYGADGMVHRISGTGAAITPVVKDNAVDQDWPKFLHPYPLSDKYFLVSMLENAQSNWTVCVADVFDNVLPIFGQSGYAMLEPIPVVRQPTPPVIPDQTLASKENATVYLNDIYSGPGLKGVPRGTVKALRVLSYHFGYRELAGSDKIGYGGPWDGMQIEGTVPVEQDGSAVFEVPARTPLAIQPLDEEGKAVQLMRSWFTAMPGEVVSCVGCHETPTEVPRVELSLAAAKPPRAIDPWYGPPRGFDFAREVQPVLDHHCAACHDGSNAMPDLRAETEVAVRQSWPIGYAGRLDQQMMRDTGGRMTYTPAYDALIHYIRRVGVEDAVGMHRPGEYHADTSPLVQLLRKGHQGVELSAEDWDRIVTWIDLNGPCHGTWGDVYPIPNDGHQRRMTLRRMYGGALRDPEVIPAARVDRRAAARPNPPDPPPRVTLEDDTLHRNATRSTGALDPAIRNPATRTIDLGDGVTINLVQIPAGRFVMGSVEAEPDEWPPSVVEVTEPFWMATTEITNEQFARFDPGHDSGFYARRLPRPDCEGTPLSEPKQPVVRVSWEQANRFCEFLSKTTGQNFQLPTEQQWEYACRAGTETPLWFGDTESDFSLFENLADATFSRGVMQALKVHPDDVTQWSGGVPHLVLEGARLAEDRFNDGYSVTAPVDQFKPNPLGLADMHGNVAEWTQTQSPDSDRRVVRGGSFFDPPHQARSAVRRQYHPWQPLFNVGFRVVSAAEDGRRHSKKD, from the coding sequence ATGAAGCTACGATTGATCCTCCTCGGCTGTTGGCTCGGTTGCTTCACGATCGCTTTGACGATCACGACCTCGGCAGACGCATTGGCGGCGGGATCCTACGCGTCGCAGGGTCGACGGATCAATCGCTCCGTCGCGGCCTGCGAAAAACTGCGTTTGGCGGTTACCGATTTGTCGTTGCAGTTCGGTGAACGCTATCCCGATGCTGAAAGCTATCTGGCTCGGCTGCATTCGATCGAAGCACGTCTGGCGAGCGAGCCGCGACAAGCAGCCGATGAACTTGAGTCGCTTCGCCGAGAAGCGTTGATGGCCAACCCCTTGTTGGATTGCCGTGTAATCGTCGTCAAGCGACGCGCGAATCATCCGATCAAGGGGATCGCGATACCCGCACCGCATGAGACCAATTCAGGGTTACCGCGTGAGGGCTACGACAATGAGGTGCTTGTTGTCGATCTGAAGGCCCCGATCGAAAATGCGACCCGCCTGTTGAAACCCGAGGACGGCGGTTATGTCGGCGAACTTGATTTGCATTTTGATGCCGACCGGATCCTGCTGACTCGTTCGGACCGCGAAAGTTGGAAGTTGTGGGAGATGGATCTGGACGGATCCCATTTGCACCAGGTCTCGCAGACTCCACCCGATGTGGATTGTTTCGACGGATGCTATGTGCCTGACGGAGGGATCGTTTTCGCCAGCACCGCATCGTACCAATCGGTACCATGCTGGCACGGCAAGATGCCGACCGGCAACTTGTATCGGATGAATCCAGACGGCACCGGGATGCGGCAATTGTGTTTTGACCAAGACGTCGATGCACATCCCGTTGTGCTCAATGATGGCCAAGTGATGTTCAGCCGCTGGGACTACACCGGAGTCAATCATATCTTTCAGCGCGAATTGATGGTCATGAACCCCGACGGCACTGGCCAACGGGCGGTTTATGGCAGCAATTCGTATTTTCCCAACTCGCTATTTTTCCCCCGCCCGCTTCCGGGCCCCGCAAACCGGTTGGTCAGCATTTTGTCTGGCTACCACGGCGTACCGCGGATGGGATGGCTGGTGATGCTTGATCCGTCACGAGGTTGGTACGGCGCCGACGGGATGGTTCATCGGATTTCTGGCACCGGCGCGGCCATCACGCCCGTGGTCAAAGATAATGCCGTCGACCAAGATTGGCCAAAGTTCTTGCATCCCTACCCGCTCAGCGATAAATACTTTTTGGTCAGCATGTTGGAAAATGCTCAGTCGAATTGGACCGTTTGCGTTGCGGACGTGTTTGATAACGTGCTGCCAATCTTTGGACAATCTGGCTACGCGATGTTGGAGCCGATTCCGGTGGTTCGCCAGCCAACGCCACCGGTTATCCCCGATCAAACGTTGGCATCGAAGGAAAATGCGACGGTCTATCTGAACGACATCTATTCGGGACCAGGATTAAAGGGAGTTCCACGCGGGACGGTGAAGGCCCTACGCGTCCTTTCCTATCACTTTGGATACCGCGAATTAGCTGGGTCAGACAAAATCGGTTATGGCGGTCCTTGGGATGGCATGCAAATCGAGGGGACGGTGCCGGTGGAACAGGATGGATCGGCCGTTTTTGAAGTCCCCGCCCGCACTCCGCTGGCGATCCAGCCGCTTGACGAAGAGGGCAAGGCGGTTCAGCTGATGCGGTCATGGTTCACCGCGATGCCGGGTGAAGTGGTCTCGTGCGTGGGATGCCATGAAACGCCGACCGAGGTCCCTCGCGTCGAATTGTCGTTGGCTGCTGCGAAGCCGCCGAGAGCCATCGATCCTTGGTACGGGCCGCCACGTGGTTTCGATTTTGCGCGCGAGGTCCAACCGGTGCTCGATCACCATTGTGCGGCATGTCATGATGGATCCAATGCTATGCCTGATCTGCGAGCGGAAACCGAAGTCGCGGTTCGCCAATCGTGGCCGATTGGGTACGCCGGACGTTTGGACCAACAGATGATGCGAGACACCGGCGGGCGGATGACCTACACGCCCGCGTACGACGCATTGATTCACTACATCCGCCGCGTTGGGGTCGAGGATGCTGTGGGGATGCACCGACCGGGCGAGTATCACGCCGATACCAGCCCCTTAGTCCAATTGCTTCGCAAGGGGCACCAAGGGGTGGAGTTGTCGGCTGAGGATTGGGATCGCATCGTCACTTGGATCGATCTCAACGGCCCTTGCCACGGGACGTGGGGCGACGTCTATCCGATCCCCAACGATGGGCATCAGCGGCGAATGACGCTGCGGCGAATGTACGGTGGAGCCCTCCGTGATCCCGAAGTCATTCCCGCCGCTCGAGTGGACCGCCGCGCTGCGGCCCGACCGAACCCACCCGATCCACCGCCACGCGTGACGCTTGAGGATGACACGCTGCACCGTAACGCAACACGGAGTACGGGTGCACTTGATCCGGCGATACGAAATCCGGCAACACGAACGATTGACTTGGGCGACGGAGTCACGATCAACTTGGTGCAAATTCCGGCGGGGCGATTCGTGATGGGATCGGTCGAGGCAGAACCGGATGAATGGCCGCCCTCGGTCGTCGAAGTGACCGAGCCGTTTTGGATGGCGACGACGGAAATCACCAACGAACAGTTCGCTCGGTTTGACCCCGGTCATGATTCCGGTTTCTACGCGCGGCGACTTCCCCGACCGGATTGTGAAGGAACCCCTTTGTCCGAGCCAAAACAACCGGTTGTTCGCGTTTCATGGGAACAAGCCAACCGGTTTTGCGAGTTCCTATCCAAAACAACGGGACAGAACTTTCAATTGCCGACCGAGCAGCAATGGGAATACGCTTGCCGTGCCGGAACGGAAACGCCGTTATGGTTCGGAGACACCGAGAGCGACTTTTCACTGTTTGAAAACCTGGCCGATGCAACGTTTAGCCGCGGAGTGATGCAGGCGTTGAAGGTTCATCCCGACGACGTCACCCAGTGGTCCGGTGGGGTGCCGCATTTGGTCTTGGAAGGGGCCAGGCTGGCCGAAGATCGATTCAACGATGGATACAGTGTCACCGCACCAGTTGACCAATTCAAGCCGAATCCACTTGGCTTAGCGGACATGCACGGGAACGTCGCGGAATGGACGCAAACGCAATCGCCTGATTCCGATCGACGCGTCGTGCGGGGCGGTTCGTTTTTTGATCCTCCCCATCAGGCTCGCAGCGCCGTGCGCCGCCAATACCACCCCTGGCAACCGCTGTTCAACGTTGGATTCCGCGTGGTCTCAGCCGCCGAAGACGGCCGCCGCCACTCCAAGAAGGATTAA
- a CDS encoding DUF2780 domain-containing protein, with product MDDLIQKLSAQLGIDADTANAATGQAMAMLKNKVGGDLFEKISGAIPGAENAAAAATEKANESDAGVMGALSGMASKVFGSSAGEAMELDATLKSAGLSADQMGGFANTVIEYLKDKLGDDVLNQILAKAPMLKNLLN from the coding sequence ATGGATGATTTGATTCAAAAACTGAGCGCACAATTGGGAATCGACGCGGATACCGCCAATGCGGCCACCGGCCAAGCAATGGCGATGCTAAAAAACAAAGTCGGTGGCGACTTGTTTGAGAAAATTTCGGGGGCGATCCCAGGAGCCGAGAACGCCGCTGCCGCTGCTACGGAGAAGGCGAACGAGTCCGACGCGGGCGTGATGGGCGCGCTGTCGGGGATGGCGTCCAAGGTGTTTGGCAGTTCAGCGGGCGAGGCAATGGAGCTTGACGCAACGCTCAAATCAGCCGGATTGAGTGCGGATCAGATGGGCGGATTCGCAAACACCGTCATCGAGTATCTGAAAGACAAGCTCGGCGACGATGTGCTAAATCAAATCTTGGCAAAAGCACCGATGCTGAAAAACTTGCTAAATTGA